One genomic window of Aquisalimonas sp. 2447 includes the following:
- a CDS encoding transposase has protein sequence MGSITRSDRLRIHADSPAQREALSETLRLYRRLVRDLMTVAFTHWPAIGPLEGNAVVSVMEGLVHPTAKRPDVRYRYFQNRYYKFPSYLRRVAIMDAVGQVRSFMTRHSDWLDGKRRHANARPPRLTASTKTFPSLYGGQCIKLNKEGTQAFIKVRYRNDWVWMGFRLSGTLRYRGRGTSQSPMLTSNGKRWGLSLPEQFTPVKPVRAPKRVLAVDVGINTAATWAVVDDQGTVHARGFLRRPDKDREHRLMQRIRKAARRQTRHGTRLPPGFCARDHLRLKHLADNAAHQISRQLVDLARAHDCQAVVAENLKGWRPKAGGKRTSMKARFHRWFHRMLVDRVQSKAREVGLRTALIHARGTSSQAFDGSGAVKRDARNHGLCTFASGKRYHADLNAAYNIAARGVVYFQGGRRESAACAPQPKSERTPRSPVTLSSLWSKATLAA, from the coding sequence ATGGGCAGCATCACCCGTTCCGACCGACTCCGTATTCATGCCGACAGCCCGGCGCAACGCGAGGCGTTGTCCGAGACGCTGCGGCTGTACCGTCGGCTGGTGCGCGATCTGATGACTGTGGCGTTCACCCACTGGCCGGCCATCGGCCCGCTGGAAGGAAATGCCGTGGTGTCGGTCATGGAGGGGTTGGTCCACCCTACCGCCAAGCGCCCTGATGTGCGGTACCGGTATTTCCAGAACCGCTACTACAAGTTCCCGAGCTATCTCCGCCGGGTAGCGATCATGGACGCGGTGGGTCAGGTACGCTCGTTTATGACCCGCCACAGTGACTGGCTCGATGGTAAGCGCCGTCATGCGAACGCCCGGCCGCCCAGGTTGACCGCCAGCACGAAGACCTTTCCCAGCCTGTACGGCGGGCAGTGCATCAAACTCAACAAGGAGGGCACGCAGGCGTTCATCAAGGTCCGGTACCGCAATGACTGGGTGTGGATGGGGTTCCGGCTGTCCGGGACGTTGCGCTATCGCGGCCGCGGCACGAGTCAATCGCCGATGCTGACGTCCAATGGAAAACGGTGGGGGCTCTCCCTGCCGGAGCAGTTCACCCCGGTGAAGCCGGTGAGAGCCCCGAAGCGGGTGCTCGCGGTGGATGTGGGGATCAATACGGCGGCCACATGGGCTGTGGTCGATGATCAAGGCACTGTCCACGCCAGAGGGTTTCTCCGGCGACCGGATAAGGACCGGGAACATCGACTCATGCAGCGCATCCGCAAAGCGGCGAGGCGGCAGACTCGCCACGGCACCCGGCTGCCACCGGGGTTCTGCGCCCGGGACCACCTGCGTCTCAAGCACCTGGCGGACAATGCCGCCCACCAGATCAGCCGGCAACTGGTCGATCTGGCCCGGGCGCATGACTGTCAGGCGGTGGTGGCGGAAAACCTCAAGGGCTGGCGACCGAAGGCCGGTGGCAAGCGCACGTCGATGAAGGCACGCTTTCACCGGTGGTTCCATCGCATGCTGGTCGACCGCGTCCAGAGCAAAGCCCGGGAGGTGGGGCTGCGCACGGCGCTGATTCACGCCCGGGGCACCTCCAGTCAGGCCTTCGATGGCTCCGGGGCGGTCAAGCGGGATGCCCGCAACCACGGCCTGTGCACCTTTGCCAGCGGCAAGCGCTACCACGCGGATCTCAACGCCGCGTACAACATCGCCGCCCGCGGGGTGGTGTACTTCCAGGGCGGCAGACGCGAGTCTGCGGCCTGTGCGCCTCAGCCGAAGTCTGAGCGCACACCGCGAAGTCCGGTGACACTCTCCAGCCTGTGGTCCAAGGCCACATTGGCTGCGTGA
- a CDS encoding NADP-dependent malic enzyme — protein MSKDFQEQALRYHREPRPGKLEITPTKPLANQRDLSLAYSPGVGAACQAILADRDEAARLTVRGNLVAVVTNGTAVLGFGNIGPLAAKPVMEGKAVLFKKYANIDVFDLEVEESDPEEFIRTVARLEPTFGGINLEDIKAPECFIIEDALRERMDIPVFHDDQHGTAIIVAAAVTNALRVVDKRIEDVRLVCSGAGAAALACLNLLVKLGLPLEHITVTDIDGVVHAGREKGMDRWKAVYARETDARTLDDVIEGADLFLGLSAPNVLKPDMVRRMADKPVIMALANPTPEILPETAREVRPDAIIATGRSDYPNQVNNVLCFPYIFRGALDVGASDINDNMKLAASQAIADLAMDEPSELVTKAYGGTESRFGADYLIPSPFDPRLPVRIAPAVARAAMESGVAARPIKDFGAYRQQLIEFVYKSGLLMKPLFERARQAPRRLVFAEGEDRRVLQAVQEVVDEGLASPILVGRPSVIAARMSELGLRLRPGQDVTVIDVDSDPRFREYHSEYQALMGRRGVSPDDAKATVRTNNTVIASLMVRKGDADCMICGSVGKFQRHLDAVDNVIGPAPGVHSLATITALILPAGTFFICDSHATMEPSVEELVEMTGMAAEQVSAFGVAPKIALVSRSNFGSQESAPAIRMREAVRRLHKERPDLEVDGEMHADAALSQEIRDLAYPDSRLQGAANLFIMPHVDAGHIAYSLLKVLGGGVSVGPILIGANAPAHVVTQSITVRGLVNMSALTVAQSPARVPEGGRDRAVQDT, from the coding sequence ATGAGCAAGGACTTCCAGGAACAGGCGCTGCGCTATCACCGGGAGCCGCGCCCCGGGAAGCTGGAAATCACGCCAACCAAACCGCTGGCGAATCAGCGCGATCTCTCACTGGCCTACTCCCCCGGCGTCGGTGCCGCCTGCCAGGCGATCCTCGCTGACCGCGACGAAGCGGCGCGCCTGACCGTTCGCGGCAACCTGGTGGCGGTGGTCACCAACGGGACTGCGGTGCTCGGGTTCGGCAACATCGGGCCACTGGCCGCCAAGCCGGTGATGGAAGGCAAGGCGGTGCTGTTCAAGAAGTACGCGAACATCGATGTCTTCGACCTGGAGGTGGAGGAGAGCGACCCGGAGGAGTTCATCCGCACCGTGGCACGCCTGGAGCCCACCTTCGGCGGCATCAACCTGGAGGACATCAAGGCGCCGGAGTGCTTCATCATCGAGGATGCCCTGCGCGAGCGCATGGACATCCCGGTGTTCCATGATGACCAGCACGGCACCGCCATCATCGTCGCCGCCGCGGTGACCAATGCCCTGCGGGTGGTGGACAAGCGCATCGAGGACGTCCGGCTGGTCTGCTCCGGCGCCGGAGCGGCGGCCCTGGCCTGTCTGAACCTGTTGGTGAAACTGGGCCTGCCGCTGGAGCACATCACCGTCACCGACATCGACGGGGTCGTGCATGCCGGCCGCGAGAAGGGCATGGATCGCTGGAAGGCGGTGTATGCCCGGGAGACCGATGCCCGCACCCTGGACGACGTGATCGAGGGCGCGGATCTGTTCCTGGGGCTGTCGGCGCCCAATGTGCTCAAGCCGGACATGGTCCGGCGCATGGCCGACAAGCCGGTGATCATGGCCCTGGCCAACCCGACACCGGAGATCCTGCCGGAGACGGCGCGGGAGGTGCGCCCCGACGCCATCATTGCCACCGGCCGCTCCGACTACCCGAACCAGGTCAACAACGTTCTCTGTTTCCCTTACATCTTCCGCGGTGCCCTGGATGTCGGCGCCTCGGATATCAACGACAACATGAAACTGGCGGCCTCCCAGGCCATCGCCGATCTGGCCATGGACGAACCCTCCGAACTGGTGACCAAGGCCTACGGCGGCACCGAAAGCCGCTTCGGTGCGGATTACCTGATTCCGAGCCCCTTCGATCCGCGGTTGCCGGTGCGCATCGCTCCGGCGGTGGCACGCGCCGCCATGGAGAGCGGTGTGGCCGCCCGCCCGATTAAGGATTTCGGCGCCTATCGCCAGCAGCTCATCGAGTTCGTGTACAAGTCCGGGCTGCTCATGAAGCCGTTGTTCGAGCGCGCCCGGCAGGCCCCGCGGCGGCTGGTGTTTGCCGAAGGCGAGGACCGTCGGGTGCTGCAGGCGGTCCAGGAGGTCGTCGACGAGGGGCTGGCGTCACCCATCCTGGTGGGCCGGCCGTCTGTGATCGCGGCGCGCATGAGCGAACTGGGGCTGCGGCTTCGCCCGGGGCAGGACGTCACCGTCATCGACGTGGACAGCGATCCGCGTTTCCGCGAATACCACAGCGAGTATCAGGCGCTCATGGGCCGTCGCGGGGTTTCTCCGGATGACGCCAAGGCCACCGTGCGCACCAACAACACGGTGATTGCATCGCTGATGGTGCGCAAGGGTGACGCTGACTGCATGATCTGCGGCTCGGTGGGAAAGTTCCAGCGCCATCTGGATGCCGTGGACAACGTCATCGGCCCGGCACCGGGCGTCCACTCCCTGGCGACGATCACCGCGCTGATTCTGCCCGCTGGCACGTTCTTCATCTGCGACTCCCACGCCACCATGGAGCCCAGCGTCGAGGAGCTGGTGGAGATGACCGGCATGGCCGCCGAGCAGGTGTCCGCCTTCGGCGTGGCGCCGAAGATTGCACTGGTTTCGCGGTCGAACTTCGGCAGCCAGGAGTCCGCCCCGGCGATACGCATGCGCGAGGCGGTACGCCGGTTGCACAAGGAGCGGCCGGACCTGGAAGTGGACGGCGAGATGCACGCCGATGCCGCGCTCTCCCAGGAGATCCGCGACCTGGCCTATCCGGATTCCCGGCTGCAGGGCGCGGCGAATCTGTTCATTATGCCCCATGTGGATGCCGGCCACATCGCGTACAGTCTGCTCAAGGTGCTGGGCGGCGGGGTCTCGGTGGGGCCGATCCTGATCGGCGCCAATGCGCCGGCCCACGTGGTGACGCAGTCCATCACCGTGCGCGGGCTGGTGAACATGAGTGCCCTGACCGTGGCACAGTCCCCGGCGCGCGTGCCCGAGGGGGGCCGAGACCGTGCCGTACAAGACACTTGA
- a CDS encoding CDP-alcohol phosphatidyltransferase family protein encodes MPPWSVARDLAAASAAAMVLCLGVYAVLPVPPTLPAVALLLVLAGVSVLAVTAHRLPSGRLGAANRVTLGRAVLAMPVLALVPFPEVLTETGRWLAVVFAGLVLALDGVDGWVARRTGTASAFGARFDMELDALLLLGLSVLVWQSGQTSVWVLLIGGMRYAFVAAAWLLPWMQQPLPPSFRRKTACVIQGVVLTAVLAPVIPGWLATLAAAAALGFLASSFSADIRWLSLARSR; translated from the coding sequence ATGCCGCCCTGGAGCGTCGCCCGGGACCTGGCCGCGGCGTCCGCTGCAGCCATGGTGCTCTGCCTGGGAGTCTACGCCGTTCTGCCAGTGCCGCCGACCCTGCCGGCGGTTGCCCTGCTGCTCGTGCTGGCCGGCGTTAGCGTGCTGGCCGTCACGGCGCACCGGCTGCCGTCCGGCAGGCTGGGCGCGGCGAACCGGGTCACCCTGGGGCGGGCCGTCCTGGCCATGCCGGTGCTGGCGCTCGTGCCGTTCCCGGAGGTGCTCACCGAGACGGGACGCTGGCTGGCGGTGGTGTTTGCCGGTCTGGTGCTGGCCCTGGATGGCGTGGATGGCTGGGTGGCCCGCCGGACCGGCACGGCCAGCGCGTTCGGGGCGCGCTTCGACATGGAGCTGGATGCGCTGCTGCTGCTGGGCCTGTCGGTGCTGGTCTGGCAGTCCGGCCAGACTAGTGTCTGGGTGCTATTGATCGGTGGCATGCGCTACGCCTTCGTGGCCGCCGCCTGGCTGTTGCCCTGGATGCAGCAGCCGCTACCGCCGTCATTCCGGCGCAAGACGGCCTGTGTGATCCAGGGCGTGGTGCTGACGGCGGTGCTTGCGCCGGTCATTCCGGGCTGGCTGGCGACCCTGGCGGCGGCTGCCGCGCTGGGTTTCCTGGCCAGTTCATTTTCCGCGGATATCCGTTGGCTGTCGCTGGCCCGGAGCCGCTAA
- a CDS encoding zinc-binding alcohol dehydrogenase — translation MVPPRPPDRPATASRFQIQEPLHGAIVDTPLPTPRDAEVMVRSLYSGISRGTEGLVFRGEVPTSQHQAMRAPFQAGEFPGPVAYGYMNVGEVIDGPETLRGRTVFCLHPHQDYYVVPAAAVVPLPASVPPARAILAANMETAVNGVWDGTPGPGDRINVIGAGVIGHLVAWLCNAIPGTRVTLVDTLPQREDSAAALGLTFATTPPAEPADLVFHASGSSEGLRTALEHTALETTVVELSWYGDRAVPAPLGEAFHARRLQLRSSQVGHLPPNRAPRWSHRRRLELALALLEEPALDALITGESPFAALPEVMQTLSTTPAGTLCHRIRY, via the coding sequence ATGGTCCCGCCCCGCCCACCTGACCGGCCAGCAACCGCGTCCCGGTTCCAGATCCAGGAGCCCCTGCACGGCGCCATCGTCGACACGCCGCTGCCGACGCCGCGCGATGCCGAGGTGATGGTGCGCAGTCTCTACTCCGGGATCAGCCGCGGCACCGAAGGGCTGGTGTTCCGCGGCGAAGTGCCCACGAGCCAGCACCAGGCCATGCGGGCTCCGTTCCAGGCCGGCGAGTTCCCCGGGCCGGTGGCCTACGGCTACATGAACGTCGGCGAGGTCATCGACGGTCCCGAAACACTTCGCGGACGCACCGTGTTCTGCCTGCATCCGCATCAGGACTACTATGTGGTTCCCGCTGCAGCCGTCGTTCCACTGCCCGCCAGCGTGCCACCCGCCCGCGCGATCCTGGCGGCCAACATGGAAACGGCGGTCAACGGGGTCTGGGATGGCACCCCGGGGCCCGGCGATCGCATCAACGTGATCGGCGCCGGCGTCATCGGCCACCTGGTCGCCTGGTTGTGCAACGCCATTCCCGGCACCCGGGTCACGCTGGTGGATACGCTGCCCCAGCGCGAGGACAGCGCCGCCGCACTCGGGCTCACCTTCGCCACCACGCCGCCGGCCGAGCCCGCCGACCTGGTCTTCCACGCCAGCGGCAGCAGCGAAGGGTTGCGAACCGCCCTGGAGCACACTGCCCTGGAAACCACCGTGGTGGAGCTGAGCTGGTACGGCGACCGGGCGGTCCCTGCACCGCTGGGCGAGGCGTTTCACGCCCGCCGGCTCCAGCTGCGCAGCAGCCAGGTGGGTCACCTGCCACCGAACCGGGCGCCGCGCTGGTCCCACCGGCGGCGCCTGGAGCTTGCCCTGGCACTGCTGGAGGAGCCGGCGCTGGACGCGCTGATCACCGGCGAAAGCCCATTCGCCGCCCTGCCGGAGGTCATGCAGACCCTGAGCACCACGCCGGCAGGCACGCTCTGCCACCGTATCCGCTACTGA
- a CDS encoding 6-carboxytetrahydropterin synthase: MYRLTVREHIMIAHSFRGDVFGPAQRLHGATYLVDVTFMRPELDSDNLVVDIGLAGEQLRQILAPLNYSNLDEQPELAGENTTTEFLAGHIFRRMAAAIRDGHLGPQARGLTRMGVTLHESHIAWASYEADLHAPGANA; encoded by the coding sequence ATGTACCGTCTGACCGTCCGCGAACACATCATGATCGCCCACAGCTTCCGCGGCGATGTATTCGGCCCGGCCCAGCGCCTCCACGGCGCCACCTACCTGGTGGACGTCACCTTCATGCGCCCCGAGCTGGACAGCGACAACCTGGTGGTGGACATCGGCCTCGCCGGTGAGCAACTGCGCCAGATCCTGGCGCCGCTGAACTACAGCAACCTCGATGAGCAGCCCGAACTGGCTGGCGAGAACACCACCACCGAATTCCTCGCGGGGCATATCTTCCGGCGCATGGCCGCCGCGATCCGCGACGGGCACCTTGGCCCGCAGGCCCGGGGCCTCACCCGCATGGGCGTGACCCTGCACGAGTCCCATATCGCCTGGGCCAGCTACGAGGCGGACCTTCACGCGCCGGGGGCCAACGCTTGA
- a CDS encoding glycosyltransferase family 4 protein: MSSQLHVFVPGSLSRRTGGTIYDARMISALRDRGENVVVHELDGTFPAADATARRALAASLEAVPDGAVTILDGLALGDSPELVEPHRERLCLLALVHHPLADEHGLDAGLQRRFLEHERRALAACHGVIVTSAFTGRRVAQLGVPAARVRVAEPGTDPAAPATGPGPDAPPELLCVASLTPRKGQDVLVGALARLQDLPWHASLVGATDADPAFARRVQQQVAEAGLEQRIHLTGACDGTVLANLYRHATLFVLPSRYEGYGMVLTEALACGLPVISTTGGAIPDTVPDGAARLVPPGDADTLAEALDHWLRDPRARAEAAAAAGTHAASLPDWPQAAMLLAEAINELALQDTN, from the coding sequence TTGAGCTCTCAGCTACACGTCTTCGTCCCCGGGTCTCTGTCCCGACGCACCGGCGGGACCATTTACGACGCCCGCATGATCTCTGCGCTACGCGACCGGGGCGAGAACGTGGTTGTCCACGAGCTTGACGGCACGTTTCCCGCCGCCGACGCAACGGCACGCCGGGCACTGGCCGCAAGCCTGGAAGCCGTACCGGATGGGGCCGTCACCATCCTCGACGGCCTGGCCCTGGGTGACAGCCCGGAACTGGTGGAACCGCACCGTGAACGGCTGTGCCTGCTGGCCCTGGTCCACCACCCGCTCGCCGACGAACACGGGCTTGATGCGGGCCTGCAGCGCCGGTTTCTCGAACACGAGCGGCGTGCCCTGGCGGCCTGCCACGGCGTGATCGTGACCAGCGCCTTCACCGGCCGCCGGGTGGCGCAGCTGGGCGTCCCCGCGGCCCGGGTTCGCGTCGCCGAGCCGGGCACCGACCCGGCGGCGCCGGCCACTGGCCCTGGTCCGGACGCCCCGCCGGAGCTGCTCTGCGTTGCCAGCCTGACGCCGCGCAAGGGCCAGGATGTGCTGGTGGGGGCACTGGCACGGCTCCAGGATCTGCCCTGGCACGCCTCGCTGGTCGGCGCCACCGACGCCGACCCGGCCTTTGCCCGGCGTGTGCAGCAGCAGGTGGCCGAGGCGGGACTGGAGCAACGCATTCACTTGACCGGCGCCTGTGACGGCACCGTTCTGGCGAACCTGTATCGGCATGCCACCCTGTTCGTGTTGCCATCGCGGTACGAAGGCTATGGCATGGTGCTGACCGAGGCGCTCGCCTGCGGGTTGCCGGTGATCAGCACCACCGGCGGCGCCATCCCGGACACCGTGCCGGACGGGGCAGCCCGCCTGGTCCCGCCAGGGGATGCCGACACCCTGGCGGAAGCGCTGGACCACTGGTTGCGTGATCCGCGCGCGCGCGCCGAGGCCGCCGCGGCGGCCGGCACTCACGCAGCCAGCCTGCCGGACTGGCCGCAGGCGGCGATGCTCCTCGCCGAGGCAATCAACGAACTTGCGTTACAGGACACGAATTGA
- a CDS encoding class I SAM-dependent methyltransferase, with product MSTRFSDDWLHLRERADQEARAAALLPPLTDWLGDRRIHVADLGAGTGANLRYLAQVLPAPQEWTLLDQDRALMAEATPPRSGISVQCYHVDLTRGDPLAASGVDLVTASALLDLVSRAWLEALARSCLQQRSAVLLALSYDGTIRWEPRARGDDLVNTLVNSHQRRDKGFGPALGPDSGPTADAVFRAHGFHTWLSPSPWRLGPGQATLQQALLEGWTHAAVEQAPHQQRELHAWATRRRRNIAAGKSSLHVGHLDLLALPPESR from the coding sequence TTGAGTACCCGATTCTCCGACGACTGGCTGCACCTGCGCGAACGCGCCGACCAGGAGGCGCGGGCCGCGGCCCTGCTGCCCCCGCTCACTGACTGGCTGGGCGACCGGCGCATCCACGTCGCCGACCTGGGCGCCGGCACCGGTGCCAACCTGCGGTACCTGGCGCAGGTGCTGCCCGCCCCTCAGGAATGGACCCTGCTGGACCAGGACCGGGCCCTGATGGCCGAAGCCACCCCGCCCCGCAGCGGCATCTCGGTCCAGTGTTACCACGTGGATCTCACCCGGGGTGACCCGCTGGCGGCCAGCGGCGTCGATCTGGTCACCGCGTCGGCATTGCTGGACCTGGTCTCCCGGGCCTGGCTGGAGGCCCTGGCCCGAAGCTGCCTGCAACAGCGAAGTGCCGTACTACTGGCGCTGAGCTACGACGGCACCATTCGCTGGGAACCCCGGGCCCGGGGGGACGACCTGGTCAACACACTGGTCAACAGCCACCAACGCCGGGACAAGGGCTTCGGGCCCGCCCTGGGGCCGGACAGCGGACCGACGGCGGACGCCGTGTTCCGGGCCCACGGGTTCCATACCTGGCTGAGCCCGAGCCCCTGGCGCCTGGGACCGGGCCAGGCCACACTCCAGCAGGCCCTGCTGGAGGGGTGGACCCATGCCGCCGTGGAGCAGGCTCCGCATCAACAGCGGGAACTGCACGCCTGGGCCACCCGCCGGCGCCGGAACATTGCCGCCGGTAAAAGTTCGCTGCACGTGGGCCACCTGGATCTTCTGGCCCTGCCGCCGGAGTCGCGATGA
- a CDS encoding lysylphosphatidylglycerol synthase transmembrane domain-containing protein: MTPRSRLLLRMTVSIGLLAAVAMAVDPASVVRHLGSLHPGWVLAALALSAVQLALSAWRWHFTAHRLGLRLRWAAALREYLLGSFVNQVLPGGVIGDASRAWRHARETARTGPAIRAVILERGSGQLVMALVAVPAVFALAGWAPPLLAWSAATAFGLILLATSPLLPAAPADNQPGIRADLRRALLSPGALPLQLIGSALVVATYLGVFLAAGRAIGATLPALELMALVPPVLLAMLIPITIAGWGLREGAAATVWAAAGHDPAEGAAIAVAYGLLVLVATLPGALCFRAPRRTPTTG; encoded by the coding sequence ATGACGCCACGCAGCCGCCTGTTGCTGCGCATGACCGTGAGCATCGGCCTGCTTGCGGCGGTGGCGATGGCCGTGGATCCCGCCAGCGTAGTCCGGCATCTGGGTAGTCTTCACCCTGGCTGGGTCCTGGCCGCCCTCGCGCTGTCGGCGGTGCAGCTCGCCCTGTCCGCCTGGCGCTGGCACTTCACCGCCCACCGTCTTGGCCTGCGGCTGCGCTGGGCTGCGGCGCTGCGGGAGTACTTACTGGGGAGCTTCGTCAACCAGGTGCTTCCGGGAGGCGTCATCGGCGATGCATCCCGCGCCTGGCGGCACGCCCGGGAGACTGCTCGCACCGGGCCCGCGATCCGGGCAGTCATTCTCGAGCGGGGCTCCGGGCAACTGGTCATGGCCCTGGTCGCCGTTCCGGCGGTGTTTGCCCTGGCTGGCTGGGCACCACCGCTTCTGGCCTGGAGCGCTGCGACCGCCTTCGGACTGATACTCCTGGCGACGTCACCATTGCTGCCGGCAGCACCCGCTGACAACCAGCCGGGCATCCGTGCGGACCTGCGGCGCGCGCTGCTCTCTCCCGGGGCGCTGCCGCTGCAACTGATCGGTTCCGCGCTGGTGGTCGCCACCTACCTGGGTGTCTTCCTGGCCGCGGGCCGGGCCATCGGTGCAACGCTACCCGCCCTGGAGCTGATGGCCCTGGTGCCACCTGTGCTGCTGGCCATGCTGATTCCGATCACCATCGCCGGCTGGGGCCTGCGGGAGGGCGCGGCAGCGACGGTCTGGGCAGCAGCCGGCCACGATCCCGCCGAAGGCGCCGCCATCGCCGTCGCTTACGGACTGCTGGTACTGGTCGCCACGCTGCCGGGAGCCCTGTGTTTCAGGGCCCCGCGCCGAACACCGACGACAGGGTGA
- a CDS encoding RibD family protein, giving the protein MERIDGTAAWALLRRCKLQRDSVAPGILRLDGQEAVRVFPDGTWEALLPVNEAARAQLDLYLPLVLQPRYTIAQLGQSLDGHIATNSGHSRYVTGAEDIRHLHRLRALVDAVIVGPGTVAADDPRLTVRNVPGEQPVRVVLDPSGRLRDGYQLFCDGAAPTLLLRGEGLDPGPTGVEVLTLPAPEGAFAPADVTALLAERGLQRLLVEGGGVTVSRFLAEGALDRLHVTVAPLVIGSGRPGLSLPPIRTMDEAMRPTCRNFRLGDDVLFDFTLSSVFGAGP; this is encoded by the coding sequence ATGGAGCGTATCGATGGCACTGCGGCGTGGGCATTGCTGCGCCGCTGCAAACTGCAACGCGATAGCGTCGCGCCAGGGATCCTGCGGCTCGACGGCCAGGAGGCCGTGCGCGTCTTTCCTGATGGCACGTGGGAGGCACTGCTGCCGGTGAATGAGGCTGCCCGGGCGCAGCTCGATCTGTACCTGCCGCTGGTGCTGCAGCCGCGCTACACCATCGCTCAGCTGGGTCAGAGCCTGGACGGGCACATTGCCACCAACAGCGGCCACTCCCGCTATGTCACCGGCGCCGAGGATATCCGGCACCTGCACCGTCTGCGGGCACTGGTGGATGCGGTGATCGTCGGCCCCGGGACTGTCGCCGCCGACGATCCACGATTGACGGTGCGAAACGTGCCGGGTGAGCAGCCGGTGCGGGTGGTTCTCGACCCCAGCGGCCGGCTGCGGGATGGCTATCAGCTGTTCTGCGATGGTGCGGCGCCAACGCTGTTGCTGCGCGGGGAAGGGTTGGACCCCGGCCCTACAGGAGTGGAGGTGCTCACCCTGCCGGCGCCGGAGGGTGCGTTCGCGCCTGCCGACGTGACGGCGCTCCTGGCAGAGCGCGGGCTGCAGCGCCTGCTGGTGGAGGGCGGCGGGGTGACTGTGTCCCGGTTCCTGGCCGAGGGCGCCCTGGATCGCCTGCATGTCACCGTGGCACCGCTGGTCATCGGTTCCGGGCGGCCGGGGCTCAGCCTGCCGCCCATCCGCACCATGGACGAGGCCATGCGTCCCACCTGCCGCAATTTCCGGTTGGGGGACGATGTGCTTTTCGATTTCACCCTGTCGTCGGTGTTCGGCGCGGGGCCCTGA
- the ribA gene encoding GTP cyclohydrolase II RibA, giving the protein MQQAERAIFDLRRGQPVRVKDNNGDVVAVAVENLTTDTLAWMRTFCGGHPGLIITPNRTRALGLEPGNAPAVRLPLRDDVAVEDVFALATAVSDDHPHHVHPSLAPATRPEHAALHLTRAGKLIPAAVSVSAMDVAATERLDRLEADGTLLRVAPGDALAVTATPALEMVSVSDAYVPLEDAANTRFMLFREANGLLEHVAVLIGNEPDWPDPLPVRLHSSCLTGDLFGSLRCDCGEQLRNSVRAINEAGGGVLLYLAQEGRGIGLANKLRAYTLQDTGMDTLEADCSLGFGSDERRYEAAVEMLQHLGVRRISLLTNNPLKIQALEDGGITVADRRPLHGSLNPHNVRYLNTKADRAGHWLDELLSRAVPDD; this is encoded by the coding sequence ATGCAACAGGCAGAACGTGCCATTTTCGATCTTCGCCGCGGACAACCGGTGCGGGTCAAGGACAACAACGGCGACGTGGTCGCTGTGGCTGTGGAGAATCTCACCACCGACACGCTTGCATGGATGCGCACGTTCTGTGGCGGGCACCCCGGCCTGATCATCACACCCAACCGGACCCGCGCGCTGGGTCTGGAACCGGGTAACGCGCCGGCGGTGCGTCTGCCGTTGCGGGACGACGTCGCAGTGGAGGACGTGTTCGCCCTGGCCACGGCGGTGTCCGACGACCATCCCCACCACGTCCACCCCAGCCTGGCGCCGGCAACGCGCCCGGAGCATGCTGCGCTGCATCTGACCCGCGCCGGCAAGCTGATTCCGGCGGCAGTGTCCGTGAGCGCAATGGATGTGGCGGCCACGGAACGGCTTGACCGACTGGAGGCCGACGGCACACTCCTACGTGTGGCCCCGGGCGACGCCCTGGCGGTGACCGCCACGCCGGCGCTGGAAATGGTCTCCGTGAGCGACGCCTACGTCCCCCTGGAGGACGCCGCCAACACCCGGTTCATGCTGTTCCGCGAGGCCAACGGGTTGCTTGAACATGTGGCCGTACTCATCGGCAACGAACCCGACTGGCCCGACCCACTGCCAGTGCGCCTGCACTCCTCCTGCCTCACCGGAGATCTCTTCGGCAGCCTGCGCTGCGACTGCGGTGAGCAGCTGCGCAACAGTGTCCGCGCCATCAACGAGGCCGGTGGCGGGGTGCTGCTCTACCTGGCCCAGGAGGGGCGCGGCATCGGCCTGGCCAACAAGCTGCGCGCGTACACCCTGCAGGACACCGGCATGGACACCCTGGAGGCGGACTGCTCCCTGGGGTTCGGCTCCGATGAGCGGCGCTATGAGGCGGCGGTGGAAATGCTCCAGCACCTGGGCGTACGGCGCATCTCCCTGCTTACCAACAATCCTCTGAAGATCCAGGCCCTGGAGGACGGCGGCATCACGGTGGCGGACCGCAGACCGCTGCACGGCTCGCTGAACCCCCACAACGTGCGCTATCTCAACACCAAGGCGGATCGCGCCGGCCACTGGCTGGATGAACTCCTCTCGCGGGCGGTACCGGACGACTGA